A window of Leptotrichia wadei contains these coding sequences:
- a CDS encoding FtsZ/tubulin family protein produces MDGVGIKVIGIGTVGNDVLNKMMKKEIAEVGFVGIDTNQENLDKLNVESKILASENLSEKVQSTLKNTGLVFILTEMSEKKNNEIACIVSEVAKTMGILTVVVVATSINSNGENDEIKKLEEVSDTVIVLPLKKLVEADSSATFDKLFEKRDEIFIKNVEFITNLIKKQGVVNLDFDDVKIMLGNSGEGITAFGKGEGQDKVKLATEQIINSPFIKNLPKARKMLLSITAGPDIGLTDLQEVSMIINEKFGADQTNILWGYIMDVELEDKIEMEMLITDFAE; encoded by the coding sequence ATGGATGGTGTTGGAATAAAAGTTATTGGAATCGGTACAGTGGGAAATGATGTCTTGAATAAGATGATGAAAAAAGAGATTGCAGAAGTTGGATTTGTAGGAATTGATACAAATCAAGAGAATTTGGATAAACTGAATGTAGAATCAAAAATATTGGCTTCTGAGAATTTAAGTGAAAAAGTGCAGAGTACATTAAAAAATACAGGTTTAGTATTTATTTTGACAGAAATGTCGGAAAAGAAAAATAACGAGATAGCCTGCATTGTTTCAGAAGTTGCAAAAACAATGGGAATATTGACAGTGGTTGTAGTTGCTACATCAATTAATTCAAATGGAGAAAATGATGAAATCAAGAAATTAGAAGAAGTTTCTGATACTGTTATAGTTTTGCCTCTTAAAAAATTAGTAGAAGCAGATTCTAGTGCAACTTTTGATAAATTATTTGAAAAAAGAGATGAAATTTTTATAAAAAATGTAGAATTTATAACAAATCTAATAAAAAAACAAGGGGTAGTGAATCTTGATTTTGATGATGTAAAAATAATGCTAGGAAATTCAGGGGAAGGCATAACAGCATTTGGTAAAGGTGAAGGGCAGGATAAGGTAAAACTTGCTACAGAACAAATAATAAACAGCCCTTTTATAAAAAATCTTCCAAAAGCGAGAAAGATGCTGTTAAGCATTACAGCAGGACCAGACATTGGATTAACGGATTTACAGGAAGTAAGTATGATTATAAATGAAAAATTTGGAGCAGACCAAACAAATATACTATGGGGATACATTATGGATGTTGAGCTTGAAGATAAAATTGAAATGGAAATGCTGATAACAGATTTTGCTGAATGA
- the ftsY gene encoding signal recognition particle-docking protein FtsY, which translates to MLKNFFKFGKKKKSEEEQKSKLENQLDKEIQESENEIEKIKKETENEIKKAADEILKKDNKINKDSEFETKKNIGKNIEENSDSESKLSENNLEKSEKTKKKPKLKPLKDRLATPKKGFFGKLKEMLLGKTIDDDLYEDLEELLIQSDIGMNMTMQLVGELEKSVSRKKLKTSEQIYDELKELLKAKLVYNDENNTKLKLHEGKLNILLIVGVNGVGKTTSIGKIAKKLKDSGKKVIIGAGDTFRAAAIEQVEEWGRRTGVEVIKQAHGSDPAAVIFDTVKTAKNRGFDVAILDTAGRLHNKRDLMKELEKINKIIREQSGETDFETLLVIDSTTGQNGLEQARIFNEIVDLTGIILTKFDGTAKGGIIFPITEELKKPIKFIGVGEGIEDLREFDTKEFVEAMFD; encoded by the coding sequence ATGCTGAAAAATTTTTTTAAATTTGGAAAAAAGAAAAAGAGTGAGGAAGAGCAAAAGAGCAAACTGGAAAATCAGCTGGATAAGGAAATACAGGAAAGTGAGAACGAAATTGAAAAAATAAAAAAAGAAACAGAAAATGAAATAAAAAAGGCAGCTGATGAAATTTTAAAAAAAGATAATAAAATTAATAAAGATTCTGAATTTGAAACAAAAAAGAATATTGGTAAAAATATAGAAGAAAATTCTGATTCTGAAAGTAAATTATCTGAAAATAACCTTGAGAAAAGTGAAAAGACTAAAAAAAAGCCTAAGTTAAAACCATTAAAAGATAGACTGGCAACTCCTAAAAAGGGATTTTTTGGTAAATTGAAGGAAATGCTTTTGGGGAAAACAATAGATGATGATTTATATGAAGATTTGGAGGAATTGCTGATTCAATCGGATATTGGGATGAATATGACAATGCAGCTTGTGGGAGAACTCGAAAAGTCAGTTTCACGAAAAAAACTTAAAACATCAGAACAAATTTATGATGAATTAAAGGAATTGTTAAAGGCTAAACTTGTTTATAATGATGAAAACAATACAAAATTGAAATTACATGAGGGAAAGCTGAACATTCTTTTGATTGTCGGTGTAAATGGAGTTGGAAAGACTACATCCATTGGGAAAATAGCGAAAAAACTGAAGGATAGCGGAAAAAAGGTTATTATTGGGGCTGGAGATACGTTTAGAGCCGCTGCAATTGAGCAAGTTGAGGAATGGGGAAGACGGACTGGTGTGGAAGTTATAAAGCAGGCACACGGAAGTGATCCTGCTGCTGTAATTTTTGATACTGTGAAAACTGCAAAAAATCGTGGATTTGATGTGGCGATACTGGATACGGCTGGAAGACTTCACAATAAACGTGATTTGATGAAAGAGCTTGAAAAAATAAATAAAATCATACGTGAGCAGTCTGGAGAAACGGACTTTGAAACTTTACTTGTAATTGACAGCACAACTGGGCAGAATGGTTTGGAGCAGGCTAGAATATTCAATGAAATTGTAGATTTGACAGGAATTATTTTAACTAAATTTGATGGAACGGCAAAAGGTGGAATTATTTTTCCAATTACAGAAGAGCTGAAAAAGCCAATCAAATTTATAGGTGTCGGGGAAGGAATTGAGGATTTGCGGGAATTTGATACAAAGGAATTTGTTGAAGCTATGTTTGATTAA
- the tsaE gene encoding tRNA (adenosine(37)-N6)-threonylcarbamoyltransferase complex ATPase subunit type 1 TsaE, whose product MGKKIMTFEEIDKLAIALAEKLRSGGCLGLIGDLGAGKTTFTKKICECYNITENVKSPTFTYVIEYTSGDLPVYHFDVYRISNPEEIYEIGFEDYIGEDGSVVIIEWADKILDEMPEYAVFVEINHYSDDAREVSVYTFLNGEKVDFEIK is encoded by the coding sequence ATGGGAAAAAAAATAATGACATTTGAAGAAATTGATAAATTGGCAATAGCTTTGGCAGAAAAATTGAGAAGTGGTGGCTGTCTAGGGCTTATTGGAGATTTGGGAGCTGGGAAGACTACATTTACTAAAAAAATTTGTGAATGTTATAATATTACGGAAAATGTGAAAAGTCCGACATTTACTTATGTTATTGAATATACTTCTGGAGATCTGCCTGTGTATCATTTTGATGTTTATAGAATTAGTAATCCTGAGGAAATTTATGAGATTGGGTTTGAGGATTATATTGGGGAAGATGGAAGTGTTGTGATTATTGAATGGGCGGATAAGATTTTAGATGAGATGCCTGAATATGCGGTGTTTGTTGAAATAAATCATTATTCGGATGACGCTCGGGAAGTGTCAGTTTATACGTTTTTGAATGGTGAAAAAGTTGATTTTGAGATTAAATAA
- the rfaE2 gene encoding D-glycero-beta-D-manno-heptose 1-phosphate adenylyltransferase, which translates to MRKKIVKLQKAGKKIVFTNGVFDILHIGHLTYLEEAGNLGDILVVGVNSDTSVKVNKGDKRPINSEKNRAYVLLGTKFVDYAVIFDEKTPEKLLDVLRPDVHVKGGDYKKEDLPETKIVEENGGEVKILSFVDNISTTQIINKIIEAYKN; encoded by the coding sequence ATGAGAAAAAAAATAGTGAAATTGCAGAAAGCTGGGAAAAAGATAGTTTTTACTAATGGAGTGTTTGATATTTTGCATATTGGGCATTTGACTTATTTGGAAGAAGCTGGAAATTTAGGGGATATTTTGGTTGTTGGTGTGAATAGTGATACTTCGGTTAAGGTCAATAAGGGGGATAAAAGACCTATAAATAGTGAAAAAAATAGGGCTTATGTGCTTCTGGGGACTAAGTTTGTAGATTATGCAGTAATTTTTGATGAAAAGACGCCAGAGAAATTGCTGGATGTTTTGAGGCCTGATGTTCACGTTAAAGGTGGAGATTATAAAAAAGAGGATTTGCCAGAAACGAAAATCGTGGAAGAAAATGGTGGAGAAGTGAAAATTTTGTCTTTTGTGGATAATATTTCTACTACTCAAATTATTAATAAAATTATTGAGGCGTATAAAAATTAG
- the tsaB gene encoding tRNA (adenosine(37)-N6)-threonylcarbamoyltransferase complex dimerization subunit type 1 TsaB gives MEKNMLTFAMTTTTKLAGLSLYEKDKLLGEIHVEMAKTHSTTILEQIDSLLKWTGKKLGEIENVIVSIGPGSFTGVRIAISVIKGIFFGKNVNFYEVNELDALGFQGYYNLKINLENEENVKIYSLIDSRKEKVYCAAYEIFNGKAGNRLKLVKNYEVMKLDNVIEEIIENKQNGENNKKIYLIGDAVFNYKVKILDKLGDFVRIFEDKNLAINTMTYVEMFLDENFKNDDVIGLKKTVIFNLKPDYLEKSQAERDKK, from the coding sequence ATGGAGAAAAACATGTTGACATTTGCGATGACGACTACGACTAAGCTGGCTGGATTGTCACTTTATGAAAAGGATAAACTTTTGGGGGAAATTCATGTGGAAATGGCTAAGACACATTCTACTACGATTTTGGAGCAAATTGACAGTCTTTTGAAATGGACTGGGAAAAAGCTGGGTGAAATTGAAAATGTGATTGTTTCGATTGGACCTGGTTCATTTACTGGAGTTAGGATAGCGATTTCAGTTATTAAAGGGATTTTTTTTGGAAAAAATGTGAATTTTTATGAAGTGAATGAATTAGATGCACTTGGATTTCAAGGGTATTACAATTTGAAGATAAATTTGGAAAATGAGGAGAATGTGAAAATATATTCACTGATTGATTCTCGGAAGGAAAAAGTTTATTGTGCAGCTTATGAAATTTTTAATGGAAAGGCTGGAAATAGGCTGAAATTAGTAAAAAATTATGAAGTTATGAAATTGGACAATGTGATTGAGGAAATAATTGAAAATAAACAAAATGGAGAAAACAATAAAAAAATTTATTTGATTGGAGATGCGGTTTTTAATTATAAGGTTAAAATATTGGATAAATTGGGAGATTTTGTGAGAATATTTGAAGATAAGAATTTGGCGATTAATACGATGACTTATGTGGAAATGTTTTTAGATGAAAATTTCAAAAATGATGATGTTATCGGATTAAAAAAGACTGTTATTTTTAATTTGAAGCCAGATTATCTGGAAAAATCACAGGCGGAAAGGGATAAAAAATAA
- the pta gene encoding phosphate acetyltransferase: MNTLTNELKERAKKLNKTIILPETEDERVLRATEKIINEGIAKIALVGNEKEIKERADKIGVSLEGAIFYNPDSCATIDAMSELLKKRREKKGMTFETAKAILMSDPRYFAAMLVHQGRVDGMVAGSSSPTAHVLRAAIHVIGPREGLKTVSSSFVMITNTPEFGDNGTFVYSDGGVIPDPTAMQLADIAISAAEKARFTAGIKEPKVAFLSFSTKGSADGVSVSKVREAIEILKVRNVDFDFDGELQLDAAIVPEVAAAKAPNSKVAGQANVLIFPDLDSGNIGYKLTQRLAKAKALGPLIQGLARPVHDLSRGCSVEDIVEVVAITAVESEM, encoded by the coding sequence ATGAATACATTGACAAATGAATTAAAGGAAAGAGCTAAAAAGCTGAACAAAACTATTATTTTACCTGAAACAGAAGATGAAAGAGTCTTACGGGCAACTGAAAAAATCATCAATGAAGGAATTGCAAAAATTGCTTTAGTTGGAAATGAAAAGGAAATAAAAGAAAGAGCGGATAAAATTGGTGTTTCATTGGAGGGTGCAATATTTTATAATCCTGATTCTTGTGCAACAATTGATGCTATGTCGGAACTTTTGAAAAAAAGAAGAGAAAAAAAGGGAATGACATTTGAAACTGCAAAAGCGATACTTATGTCAGATCCAAGATATTTTGCAGCAATGCTTGTACATCAAGGCAGAGTTGATGGAATGGTAGCAGGTTCATCTTCTCCAACAGCACACGTTTTAAGAGCGGCAATTCACGTAATTGGACCAAGAGAAGGACTAAAGACAGTATCAAGTTCTTTTGTTATGATAACAAATACTCCTGAATTTGGAGATAATGGAACATTTGTATATTCAGATGGCGGAGTAATTCCTGACCCTACAGCAATGCAGCTAGCCGATATTGCAATTTCTGCAGCTGAAAAAGCTAGATTTACTGCTGGAATAAAAGAACCTAAAGTGGCATTTTTATCATTTTCCACAAAGGGAAGTGCAGATGGAGTGTCTGTAAGCAAAGTTAGGGAAGCAATTGAAATCTTGAAAGTTAGAAACGTTGATTTCGACTTTGATGGGGAATTACAGCTGGATGCGGCAATTGTGCCAGAAGTGGCTGCTGCAAAAGCCCCTAACTCAAAAGTGGCAGGACAGGCGAATGTATTAATTTTCCCTGATTTGGATTCAGGAAATATTGGTTATAAATTAACACAAAGATTAGCAAAGGCAAAGGCATTGGGACCATTAATTCAAGGATTGGCAAGACCAGTTCATGATTTGTCGAGAGGATGCAGCGTGGAAGATATTGTGGAAGTTGTGGCGATTACAGCTGTGGAATCTGAAATGTAA